From Oreochromis aureus strain Israel breed Guangdong linkage group 4, ZZ_aureus, whole genome shotgun sequence, a single genomic window includes:
- the slc16a6b gene encoding solute carrier family 16 member 6b isoform X3 — translation MRASGCHVPFFSSPFFTGLGYCLSFLPTITILAQYFSRRRALVTSMASSGESVAMFVFAPAFTTLKEHIGWRFCLVILGIIQASVIGGGVLLRPIVIEPEPLKKNDDEMLSMKEMEAVYELENEQTRTSISSDISQGSQDSGVTSLSASNVDLRNAEGETKALMEWKDKVPDKDGEDISLSMPSVQVSEDKGELAEIDGGPVRSTGSKLLDFSVLKDPGFICYSLFGLFATLGFFAPQLYIIELSKSRGVESTMASYMLSVMAVADILGRLFIGVVLNKVRFRKTLVLLGCVVLMSLVLVAFTIVWEFWGLAICSGFFGFIMGTVASTHIPMLAEEDVVGIEKMPSSVGVYVFIQSFAGLAGPPLGGMLVDITDNYGAAFYSCAAGTGLSAICLALVGPAKSKACQRVSRVQENAEEVKISQNSDQSDFLEVDLAPEDSPVGQGEDQDSCVI, via the exons ATGCGGGCCAGTGGCTGTCATGTCCCCTTTttctcttctcctttttttacaGGCCTTGGCTACTGCCTCAGCTTCCTCCCCACTATCACCATCCTAGCCCAGTACTTTTCCAGACGGCGAGCGCTCGTCACCTCGATGGCTTCTTCAGGAGAATCTGTTGCTATGTTTGTATTTGCCCCAG CCTTCACTACACTCAAGGAACATATTGGCTGGCGCTTCTGTCTAGTTATTCTAGGTATAATTCAAGCATCTGTGATTGGCGGTGGGGTTCTGCTTCGTCCAATCGTCATCGAGCCAGAAcctttaaagaaaaatgatgaCGAGATGCTCTCCATGAAAGAGATGGAGGCTGTTTACGAGCTGGAAAATGAACAAACCAGAACCTCCATCAGTTCGGACATCTCCCAAGGTTCACAGGACTCTGGTGTCACCTCCCTGTCTGCCTCAAATGTAGACCTGAGAAATGCAGAAGGAGAAACCAAAGCTCTGATGGAGTGGAAGGACAAAGTGCCGGACAAAGATGGTGAGGACATATCACTGTCCATGCCTTCTGTTCAAGTCAGTGAGGACAAGGGGGAACTGGCAGAGATAGATGGGGGCCCTGTAAGGTCCACCGGTTCCAAACTTCTGGACTTCTCTGTCCTTAAAGACCCTGGCTTCATCTGTTACTCCCTTTTTGGCCTATTCGCCACGCTTGGCTTCTTTGCGCCACAGCTCTACATCATTGAACTGAGCAAAAGCAGGGGTGTGGAATCCACCATGGCCTCCTATATGCTGTCTGTGATGGCTGTGGCTGATATCCTCGGCCGCTTGTTCATCGGAGTGGTGCTAAACAAAGTCCGATTCAGAAAGACCTTGGTGTTGTTAGGGTGTGTGGTTCTGATGAGCTTAGTTCTGGTGGCCTTCACGATAGTGTGGGAATTCTGGGGTTTGGCAATCTGCTCCGGCTTCTTTGGCTTCATCATGGGCACTGTGGCCTCCACGCACATTCCCATGTTGGCTGAAGAGGATGTCGTGGGCATCGAGAAGATGCCGTCATCTGTGGGAGTGTATGTTTTCATTCAGAGCTTTGCTGGACTTGCTGGACCACCGCTGGGAG GTATGCTGGTGGACATCACTGACAACTATGGTGCTGCTTTCTACTCCTGTGCAGCAGGCACAGGTCTTAGTGCCATCTGTCTGGCTCTGGTTGGCCCTGCCAAGTCTAAAGCGTGCCAAAGAGTGAGCAGAGTCCAAGAGAatgcagaagaggtgaaaatATCTCAGAATAGTGACCAGTCTGACTTTTTGGAGGTGGACTTGGCCCCAGAAGACAGTCCAGTTGGACAGGGTGAGGATCAGGACAGCTGTGTTATTTGA
- the slc16a6b gene encoding solute carrier family 16 member 6b isoform X2: MLSNRFGYRPVVMMGGFLISLGTITSAFTSSVTEMYITTGIVAGLGYCLSFLPTITILAQYFSRRRALVTSMASSGESVAMFVFAPAFTTLKEHIGWRFCLVILGIIQASVIGGGVLLRPIVIEPEPLKKNDDEMLSMKEMEAVYELENEQTRTSISSDISQGSQDSGVTSLSASNVDLRNAEGETKALMEWKDKVPDKDGEDISLSMPSVQVSEDKGELAEIDGGPVRSTGSKLLDFSVLKDPGFICYSLFGLFATLGFFAPQLYIIELSKSRGVESTMASYMLSVMAVADILGRLFIGVVLNKVRFRKTLVLLGCVVLMSLVLVAFTIVWEFWGLAICSGFFGFIMGTVASTHIPMLAEEDVVGIEKMPSSVGVYVFIQSFAGLAGPPLGGMLVDITDNYGAAFYSCAAGTGLSAICLALVGPAKSKACQRVSRVQENAEEVKISQNSDQSDFLEVDLAPEDSPVGQGEDQDSCVI, from the exons ATGCTGAGCAACCGCTTTGGCTATCGACCGGTGGTCATGATGGGCGGCTTCCTTATTAGCCTCGGAACTATCACCTCTGCCTTTACCAGCTCCGTCACTGAGATGTACATTACCACTGGGATTGTAGCAG GCCTTGGCTACTGCCTCAGCTTCCTCCCCACTATCACCATCCTAGCCCAGTACTTTTCCAGACGGCGAGCGCTCGTCACCTCGATGGCTTCTTCAGGAGAATCTGTTGCTATGTTTGTATTTGCCCCAG CCTTCACTACACTCAAGGAACATATTGGCTGGCGCTTCTGTCTAGTTATTCTAGGTATAATTCAAGCATCTGTGATTGGCGGTGGGGTTCTGCTTCGTCCAATCGTCATCGAGCCAGAAcctttaaagaaaaatgatgaCGAGATGCTCTCCATGAAAGAGATGGAGGCTGTTTACGAGCTGGAAAATGAACAAACCAGAACCTCCATCAGTTCGGACATCTCCCAAGGTTCACAGGACTCTGGTGTCACCTCCCTGTCTGCCTCAAATGTAGACCTGAGAAATGCAGAAGGAGAAACCAAAGCTCTGATGGAGTGGAAGGACAAAGTGCCGGACAAAGATGGTGAGGACATATCACTGTCCATGCCTTCTGTTCAAGTCAGTGAGGACAAGGGGGAACTGGCAGAGATAGATGGGGGCCCTGTAAGGTCCACCGGTTCCAAACTTCTGGACTTCTCTGTCCTTAAAGACCCTGGCTTCATCTGTTACTCCCTTTTTGGCCTATTCGCCACGCTTGGCTTCTTTGCGCCACAGCTCTACATCATTGAACTGAGCAAAAGCAGGGGTGTGGAATCCACCATGGCCTCCTATATGCTGTCTGTGATGGCTGTGGCTGATATCCTCGGCCGCTTGTTCATCGGAGTGGTGCTAAACAAAGTCCGATTCAGAAAGACCTTGGTGTTGTTAGGGTGTGTGGTTCTGATGAGCTTAGTTCTGGTGGCCTTCACGATAGTGTGGGAATTCTGGGGTTTGGCAATCTGCTCCGGCTTCTTTGGCTTCATCATGGGCACTGTGGCCTCCACGCACATTCCCATGTTGGCTGAAGAGGATGTCGTGGGCATCGAGAAGATGCCGTCATCTGTGGGAGTGTATGTTTTCATTCAGAGCTTTGCTGGACTTGCTGGACCACCGCTGGGAG GTATGCTGGTGGACATCACTGACAACTATGGTGCTGCTTTCTACTCCTGTGCAGCAGGCACAGGTCTTAGTGCCATCTGTCTGGCTCTGGTTGGCCCTGCCAAGTCTAAAGCGTGCCAAAGAGTGAGCAGAGTCCAAGAGAatgcagaagaggtgaaaatATCTCAGAATAGTGACCAGTCTGACTTTTTGGAGGTGGACTTGGCCCCAGAAGACAGTCCAGTTGGACAGGGTGAGGATCAGGACAGCTGTGTTATTTGA
- the slc16a6b gene encoding solute carrier family 16 member 6b isoform X1, with amino-acid sequence MKIPNVQSCLGPNIYPEVPDGGWGWAVALAFFLVEVCTYGVIKSLGVFLQDLMEEFGESNSRVSWVISICVFVFAFSAPLSTMLSNRFGYRPVVMMGGFLISLGTITSAFTSSVTEMYITTGIVAGLGYCLSFLPTITILAQYFSRRRALVTSMASSGESVAMFVFAPAFTTLKEHIGWRFCLVILGIIQASVIGGGVLLRPIVIEPEPLKKNDDEMLSMKEMEAVYELENEQTRTSISSDISQGSQDSGVTSLSASNVDLRNAEGETKALMEWKDKVPDKDGEDISLSMPSVQVSEDKGELAEIDGGPVRSTGSKLLDFSVLKDPGFICYSLFGLFATLGFFAPQLYIIELSKSRGVESTMASYMLSVMAVADILGRLFIGVVLNKVRFRKTLVLLGCVVLMSLVLVAFTIVWEFWGLAICSGFFGFIMGTVASTHIPMLAEEDVVGIEKMPSSVGVYVFIQSFAGLAGPPLGGMLVDITDNYGAAFYSCAAGTGLSAICLALVGPAKSKACQRVSRVQENAEEVKISQNSDQSDFLEVDLAPEDSPVGQGEDQDSCVI; translated from the exons ATGAAGATACCCAATGTCCAAAGTTGTCTGGGTCCAAACATTTACCCAGAGGTGCCCGATGGTGGCTGGGGCTGGGCTGTGGCTCTGGCTTTTTTCCTAGTGGAGGTCTGCACCTATGGGGTCATCAAGAGCCTGGGTGTCTTCCTCCAGGATCTGATGGAAGAGTTTGGGGAGAGCAACAGCCGTGTGTCGTGGGTTATTTCcatctgtgtctttgttttcGCCTTCTCTG CTCCTCTGTCGACAATGCTGAGCAACCGCTTTGGCTATCGACCGGTGGTCATGATGGGCGGCTTCCTTATTAGCCTCGGAACTATCACCTCTGCCTTTACCAGCTCCGTCACTGAGATGTACATTACCACTGGGATTGTAGCAG GCCTTGGCTACTGCCTCAGCTTCCTCCCCACTATCACCATCCTAGCCCAGTACTTTTCCAGACGGCGAGCGCTCGTCACCTCGATGGCTTCTTCAGGAGAATCTGTTGCTATGTTTGTATTTGCCCCAG CCTTCACTACACTCAAGGAACATATTGGCTGGCGCTTCTGTCTAGTTATTCTAGGTATAATTCAAGCATCTGTGATTGGCGGTGGGGTTCTGCTTCGTCCAATCGTCATCGAGCCAGAAcctttaaagaaaaatgatgaCGAGATGCTCTCCATGAAAGAGATGGAGGCTGTTTACGAGCTGGAAAATGAACAAACCAGAACCTCCATCAGTTCGGACATCTCCCAAGGTTCACAGGACTCTGGTGTCACCTCCCTGTCTGCCTCAAATGTAGACCTGAGAAATGCAGAAGGAGAAACCAAAGCTCTGATGGAGTGGAAGGACAAAGTGCCGGACAAAGATGGTGAGGACATATCACTGTCCATGCCTTCTGTTCAAGTCAGTGAGGACAAGGGGGAACTGGCAGAGATAGATGGGGGCCCTGTAAGGTCCACCGGTTCCAAACTTCTGGACTTCTCTGTCCTTAAAGACCCTGGCTTCATCTGTTACTCCCTTTTTGGCCTATTCGCCACGCTTGGCTTCTTTGCGCCACAGCTCTACATCATTGAACTGAGCAAAAGCAGGGGTGTGGAATCCACCATGGCCTCCTATATGCTGTCTGTGATGGCTGTGGCTGATATCCTCGGCCGCTTGTTCATCGGAGTGGTGCTAAACAAAGTCCGATTCAGAAAGACCTTGGTGTTGTTAGGGTGTGTGGTTCTGATGAGCTTAGTTCTGGTGGCCTTCACGATAGTGTGGGAATTCTGGGGTTTGGCAATCTGCTCCGGCTTCTTTGGCTTCATCATGGGCACTGTGGCCTCCACGCACATTCCCATGTTGGCTGAAGAGGATGTCGTGGGCATCGAGAAGATGCCGTCATCTGTGGGAGTGTATGTTTTCATTCAGAGCTTTGCTGGACTTGCTGGACCACCGCTGGGAG GTATGCTGGTGGACATCACTGACAACTATGGTGCTGCTTTCTACTCCTGTGCAGCAGGCACAGGTCTTAGTGCCATCTGTCTGGCTCTGGTTGGCCCTGCCAAGTCTAAAGCGTGCCAAAGAGTGAGCAGAGTCCAAGAGAatgcagaagaggtgaaaatATCTCAGAATAGTGACCAGTCTGACTTTTTGGAGGTGGACTTGGCCCCAGAAGACAGTCCAGTTGGACAGGGTGAGGATCAGGACAGCTGTGTTATTTGA